From a single Candoia aspera isolate rCanAsp1 chromosome 10, rCanAsp1.hap2, whole genome shotgun sequence genomic region:
- the LOC134503199 gene encoding platelet-activating factor receptor-like, which translates to MNNSTVAGLAHVQCQLNDPLQFVLVPATYCLVLCVGLPGNVAALLVFLQSGRVRKAIRIYLLNLTLADIFFNLTLPFWITYYLAKGHWGLPEVFCRLAGAIYYLATYSAMAFMTLISLNRYCTVAKLELVLNRPQGALISCVMAWILCLVCAVPSLAKRQTHQAESTSLKCFEHHSGQRTYAYAMVVVFTLSFLVVLGTYLSIMRTLSTAAGTCQGGHRRRARAMVLGMLLVFVVCVAPYHLSLVPWVTDQMSGLACSPPSFLDNLHMLSVALLSLNSCIDPLIYCFSIKRFRTDLWTMVRKAARCRPLPSSLPPPLPTPSENRVPPNVRSSSLTSL; encoded by the coding sequence ATGAACAACTCCACAGTTGCGGGGCTGGCACATGTCCAGTGTCAGCTCAACGATCCTCTGCAGTTTGTCCTAGTGCCGGCCACCTACTGCCTGGTATTATGCGTGGGGTTGCCAGGCAATGTGGCAGCCTTGCTCGTTTTCCTTCAGAGTGGACGGGTCAGGAAAGCCATCCGCATCTATCTCCTCAACCTCACCTTGGCAGACATCTTCTTCAACCTCACCCTGCCGTTCTGGATCACCTACTACCTAGCTAAAGGACACTGGGGCCTGCCAGAAGTCTTCTGCCGCCTGGCTGGAGCCATTTACTATCTGGCCACCTACAGTGCCATGGCCTTCATGACCTTGATCAGCCTGAACCGATACTGTACGGTGGCAAAGCTAGAACTGGTTCTGAACCGGCCACAGGGGGCACTGATCAGCTGTGTGATGGCCTGGATTTTGTGCCTAGTCTGCGCCGTTCCCTCGTTGGCTAAGCGGCAAACCCACCAGGCAGAGTCCACAAGCTTGAAATGCTTTGAACATCACTCAGGCCAGAGAACGTATGCCTATGCTATGGTGGTGGTCTTCACTCTTTCTTTCTTGGTTGTGCTAGGGACCTACTTGTCTATCATGAGAACATTGTCCACTGCAGCTGGCACTTGTCAAGGTGGCCACCGGCGCAGAGCACGTGCCATGGTCCTGGGCATGCTCTTAGTGTTTGTGGTCTGTGTGGCACCTTATCACCTCTCCTTGGTTCCTTGGGTCACTGACCAGATGTCTGGTTTGGCCTGCAGCCCTCCATCATTCCTAGACAACCTCCACATGTTGAGTGTGGCTCTCCTGAGCCTGAACAGTTGCATTGACCCACTTATATATTGCTTCTCTATCAAGCGCTTCCGGACTGATTTGTGGACAATGGTGCGAAAGGCTGCCCGCTGCCGTCCCCTCCCTTCATCTCTGCCACCACCTCTGCCGACACCATCAGAAAACCGAGTTCCACCCAACGTTAGGTCTTCTTCCTTAACCTCGTTATAA
- the TMEM35B gene encoding transmembrane protein 35B: MALLFSALRVLLGLFFAVCGAVKLTDRIAGDAHRQLKTQFVQFADVFPLKEFGYKLEPGLYMEAVGWIELTAGCLLAFGPQLLQEISNFVLTVIMIGAIYTLLVLKVPFALCLPPTVSLGLLLLLNIRGRGKCVRLKSE; this comes from the exons ATGGCGCTGCTCTTCTCCGCCCTCCGCGTGCTGCTGGGCCTTTTCTTCGCCGTCTGCGGGGCCGTCAAGCTCACCGACCGGATTGCGGGCGACGCCCACCGGCAGCTG AAAACCCAGTTTGTACAGTTTGCAGATGTCTTCCCTTTGAAGGAATTTGGCTACAAGCTGGAACCAGGGCTGTACATGGAAGCAGTGGGCTGGATCGAACTAACAGCAGGTTGCCTTTTAGCCTTCGGACCTCAACTGCTGCAAGAAATCAGCAATTTTGTGCTCACCGTTATCATGATAG GTGCCATCTACACCCTCTTGGTTTTGAAAGTGCCTTTTGCCTTGTGCTTACCACCCACTGTCTCCTTGGGCCTCTTGCTCCTTCTCAACATCCGGGGAAGAGGGAAGTGTGTGAGGTTGAAGTCTGAGTGA